Below is a window of Solanum stenotomum isolate F172 chromosome 7, ASM1918654v1, whole genome shotgun sequence DNA.
taaaatgggatggagggagtatctAAGTTGtaaatcttttctttcttcatccTGACATTTATTCAAATGGAAGTCTTTTTTCGAAAAGTTGGGTGTGCAAATAGAAGTCTTACATTAACTAATATCTCAAATCACACATGAAGATAAGTTCATACTTAATTCTGCAATTATTATCCTTATCTAAGGTATCAAACGATTCCTACAATTAAATACTTAGACCAatcatttttttcccttttacttAGACCAATCATTGATCATGAAAAAAAGACGCATCATTTTCAAATAGAAgataatttaacaaaaataaaacttctaaaAAAGAGAACTACCTCAAAAGAGTCAAACAGCTAACCCAATAgtgtttatttttcaaaataaattaattaatggaaTCAGACAGCTGGGCACACTTTTGTTTACTAACCACAATAATAGACATTACCAATCTTTATGataatagtttaaaatttagcacaagttaattaaaaaaatgaaaaaggatatGCAAATACCGTatgtcatatttttgggacattggtgtccttgccgtccaaaaactagagcatatatgcactttactctaacggaagactaaatagggacacgtggcgcaatcttatccATCAATAAACGTTggatcggtggataagattatgacacgtgtatatTCGTTAGTATAAatggtatatatgctctagtttttggacggcagagGCACCattgtcccaaaagtatgacaaagggtatttgcataccatttacgatagttcgtgAGTATtcctttttcccttaaaaaataTGCAAAGGTAAGACGTCAAAGTAAGATGTGTGTCtagttattaaattttatacaatttttaagTATTTATACCTCAATATAAAATCCACTTTAAGATAtttttcacactcataccccaaaaaataattgagctacccacccacccacccacgcCCACTGTTGAAGATAAAGAAACAAAGTTCAGCaatcaaacaacaaaaaaaatggcaAAACAGCTTCATCCTCATGCCTTGGTAATTCCATGCCCATATCAAGGTCATATAAATCCAGCAATCCATTTATCGTTAAAACTTGCTTCAAAAGGATTCATCATAACTTTTATCAACACACAATTCATTCATTCCCAAATAACAAATGCCCATTCACCTCCCGGGCTCGAAAATATCTTCTCTAAAGCCTGTGAATCTGGGCTTGACATACGTTATTTAACTATTTCCGATGGATTTCCGTTGGAATTCGATCGGAATATGAATTCGTTACCATTTTTGGAAGGTCTAATAAATGGATTTTCGAAGCATGTTGATAAACTAGTTGGGGAATTAGTGAAAGAGGATTGTATTGATCCAATTAATTGTTTGATTGCTGATACTTTCCTTGTTTGGCCATCGATTATCGCAAAAAAATACGAGATTGTTCATGTTTCATTCTTCACTGAGCCAGCTTTGGTTTTTGCTCTCTATTATCATTTGGATTTGCTTGAAGAAAATGGACACTCTGGCTCTCATGGTGAGTTTTTCTTATACTGTATACGTTTAAGTCTGAGTTTACATATACATGAATACTGCTTGCTCTCTCTTTTTCTGATTGAAAAATAACTCAGTTTTCGAGACGGTTGGATTCAGGATTTAAAGTTATGTTTCCaagttaaaatttgataaataaatggGTGGTGCGAATTTgaaatagtaaaattaaatatttgtccTATGTAGATGTGTTACTTTGTTACGTGATGAGCGATTTTATCTCACAAGTCTTGTTAGAATATAGAATGAGACAAGTATTGAAAACATCTCTAAATTTgatgtaaattattaatttcattccCAATTATTGACAATCTTAAAAACACTTCTCTacttgattaaataaatttagatATACCCTGATCACCCCCGATTTGCCACAAGACATAACAAGTGATCTCAAACTCTTGTATGACATgtaactcttaataaaaagtcgaGAGACTTGGTgagaatttaggggtgtatttcactcatgttgtTAGATCAGGAAtgtattttaattcaattagtCAATTAAATGAGTGTTTTAAAAACTGTCAATAGTTTGATAATGAATTATTACATGGAATTATTAAACtgataattttcttaaatcactttttAACAGAAAATCGGCAAGATATTGTTGATTATATTCCTGGAGTTAAATCAATCAAATCAAGTGACTTGCCATCCTTGTTCCAAAATTCAGTGGTGCACCAATTGATCTACAAGGCATTTCAAGATGTTCGAAAAGCTGATATAATAATAGCCAATACTGTTCAGGAGCTTGAACTTGAAACCATCACATCGATTCAAGAAAACCACAAGTTCTACGCCATTGGTCCAATTGTGTCCGCGAATTTCACTGAACTAACTATTTCGAGTAGCCTATGGTCCGAGCACGATTGCACCCAATGGCTCGATGCCAAGCCTTGTGGTTCGGTCTTGTACGTCTCGTTTGGGAGTGTGGCTCTTGTCAACAAAGAGGATATTCTTGAATTAGCTCATGGACTTATGCTTAGTGAAGTTAATTTCATTTGGGTACTTAGGTTTAATGTTTTAGGTGAAgatgaaaatgatattttgcCTGTTGGATATAAAGAAAAAGTGAAGAATCGAGGGTTGATCGTGCCATGGTGCAACCAAACGAGGGTCATTTCACATTCAGCAGTCGGAGGTTTCTTGAGTCATTGTGGATGGAATTCTGTTGTGGAAAGCATTTGGTGTGGGGTGCCGTTGATTTGTTCTCCACTTGTCACCGATCAACTTGCCAATCGGAAATTAGTGGTTTATGATTGGAAAGTTGGAATCAATCTTCGTGACGAGGAATCGATCACGAGAGAGGAAGTATGCGATAAgattaaatatttgatgaatGAAGAGACTTCGAGTAATTTAAGGAAGAATGTTGCACAAGTGAAAGAGACATTTCATGATACATTAGCTACGAATGGATCATCAAATGTTAATTTTAACAAGTttgttgaagaattgaagaTGAAGATTAGTTTAGCTTGAGAGGATCTAGTCTTAAAACACTATATTCACGTGAATTTAAAGTAACTTTTATTTAAGTTGTATACTTGGATTAATATTGAACTGTAAAGTGTGAActcaattattatatatatatatatatatcattaatgAGTTCAATTGAATCAACGGAACCATTCTAGACCTGCCTCAATAATCCTTTTATTCATGGAATATGCTCAATGGAGATGATCATATATAAGAGAATATTATGCCACAGAGGCAGTTGGTTCCATGATGTCTTGGAACTTAAAAAGTACAATTCATTCGGTCTCTATGTGATAtacttttcttatttaattttatttcaaataaatataatattgtgtttgtatatcatATAGTTGAAAATACCTTAGCTTTAAAAATTTTCATAAACCATAAATGAAATATTATATAGCcagaaaaatgtcaaaaatgtattttaagatGAGCATTGCTTTTCACTCTTTTTCGGGATAAGACTTCTTATATACCTAAACACAACAAACTTCATGAGTAGTCGAATAAATGAGAGGTTGTCGATGAAGGTTTTGCATAAGATCCCTTCGACCTCGTTCGCCTAATAGTTTGCTTGTACTATGATTCACCTATATATCTGATCTTCTTTTtggatagtttttttttaatgactaACGCTAGTATCCTAACCTAGCTACCGTTACATCTTGCTAACTTCGTCTAAATTGTCTTTCGACAGTTCACCTCTATGATAGAGATAATAATAAGTGGGTTTAGACcacaaattaaatgttatatcaaattaaacGATATcaaagacataaaaaatattcaatatgGTCTATAAACAAGAAACATGGGTGGTCTTAAAATATGCAAGTTGGAAACattgatttataaaaaaaataacccaTACTCCTACTATCATTGTCACACAGTCCAAGTCTCAACATTACTGATACTCTGATGAAGCCCATAGGGAAAggttaagaaaaaatattttttaggaaaagaaaataagaaaaaagattttCATCCTTCAACTTGTTAGTATTTCAACTATTTTATATTGCTTAATAATACTCTTTTCCTCTTAATTTATGTAAATGCCCATAAGCTCGTCAACGATCAGAAGGGTTTAAGAATTGAATAAAACTCCAAATAAATAGAAGAATCGAGATGATAAACCAAAGTAAGTACGAGAGTCTCTAGACCATTCCgcctaattattttttagaattctctatttttccttaattttaatATCATAATGTAGAACATATGTCCCCATATTACCAAACCTCATATGGTCCACTTCCTCTGAGCCACCAATTTCATCCTTAGCTTTCTTTTCTTGGGTCACTTCAAAAAAGTTGTTTTGATCACTTTTTCATTAATGCTTTACATATGCATATTCTGAGATGCCAATTCTAAAGTATTGCtttataatgtattttattatataatattatgttattttaatgataaaatgCAGCAACTTTATTATCAACACACTGAATCTAAAGTGCAATAACCTTTAAATTTCTTGTAGAATTTCAAATAGGgtattagaaaatttaaaatgctAACATGGGAAACCTATTTGTATATGTTTTTCCTTAATGgtttatatatgaattatttgtGATATGTtagaagataaaaagaaatattaaatagaTGAAATTATGTCCAAGGAAAATGGAGATTGATTCTAACTCAACCTCTCATGAGGTGTGAGAATTCTTtgaagctatatatatatatatatacacactctCTCAGTTTCGCTAATTCatgtgacattttttattttttcgagagttaaacaatttaaatttgattgggGATTTGcttatgtagtttttttttttggaaatgaaATTATATAGTTGtaaattacgtaaaaagtattataagtcataataattgacaattcaaaatatttaaaagacataaaaaaaatttatgatcaaagataaacttgtttgaatctcgaaatccgaAAGATGCCACGTAAATTGGAACAAATggattaattattattatgttgaatGAATGATGAAAAACACATATGAAGTATCATGCTTTTGCAAGTTGAATATCTAAAAGTGTGTGAGTTTAATTTCCTAACTAAACTATCACCAAGTGTATATCAAAATAAACTCGACACTGACGAGACAAAATGTGTGCATACACTTGCATCTAGGCCCGTGACAACATAAGTTCTGATGACACATTCTTATCACACAAACACCATCTGCGAATTTCCATTTCATCCTTCATGCTCCAATAGGATATGGAACATCATCATCAATCCCTTCATTTCTTTGGATTGTAAACCCAAGATACTAAAAACTCTCTTTTGAAGACTACTTGAATATCATATCAATCTTTACTTCTACATCGATCACGTGCGTTGTGTCACTGAACTTGAACTCTATGTACTCTATACTCCTGCTCAACTAACCCTTTTAAGCACCACGATccatacattttttttgtattagataaatttaatattttaaattcaaaaatctcaccttttaacaagaataataattacaatagaaaaaaaaggatatcatcacatttaaaatatgaggaaaaatcaataataattcttgataaaaagttaaaaagaggACATTTGAGTAGTCAATATCTATTGACTTAAAAACTATGGTCCATTTAGCCCTTccctatattaaaataaattattctagTTTGATTACtcaaattagaattttacaAAATCTCATTCCCTATCCTTGTAATTTCCCATTTTCCCCTCCTTTAATTCATTTCCCCTCCTTTTCCCTTCATTTATGGAGCACAAATAAATGTCCACTTGAAACTCGCAAATTCGTCAATCATCTTCTCCAAATACCCATTCTTCCTTAcagaaaaaatccaaaaaaaaaataataaaaaaaaaaattctatcatcttcatcatcatcaacaaTGGCGAATCATCACCAAAAACCTCATGCTATTATGATTCCATATCCATATCAAGGTCACATTACTCCTTTTGTGTATTTAGCTATAAAATTAGCTTCACATGGTTTCACAATCACTTTTGTAAACACTCATTATATCCATTCTAAGATTTCCAATTCACAATCTAGagaaaattctcaaataaaaaacaaagatGATCTGTTTGCTAGAGCTCGTGAATCTGGGCTTGATATTCGTTATGCGACTGTGAATGATGGGTTTCCTTTAGGGTTTGATAGGTCATTGAATCATGACCAATTTGTTGAGGGTTTGTTGCACGTTTTTTCGGCGCATTTTGATGAATTGGTTGGGGATTTGGTGAAATCGGATCCGCCGGTGACGTGTTTGATCGCTGATACTTTTTATGTATGGCCGGCGATGATTGCCGACAAGTATAATTTGGTTTATGTTTCGTTTTGGACGGAACCTGCTCTGGTTTTTAATCTGTATTATCATATGGAATTGCTCAAGAAAAATGGACATTTTGCTTCTCAAGGTTCGTGCCCCCTTTTCATTTTCTCCCAGTTATCTTCGTGGTGTTATCGGTAGGTCACGAGTTTGAGTTAAGAAAATAGTTGTTAATATTTGCATTATTATGCTAGGTTGTCTATGTCACATTACTTCCTTTCAGCTTTTACCTGACCTCTGTGAATGCAAGatgcttttttttattatagaagTTGATAACTGTTttttctgtctcaatttatgtgacacttaaTTTCGACTACTTTTGTCTCAATAATGAAATGATAATTCAGAGTTTACATGGATTTAGTATATCTCTTGGCGATCCATACCACCTTTTAGAAAAAAGTGCCACTTGATATGGATTCACAAGGATTATAATATAAATGtatgtatttgaaaaatataatatgtgaCCAACGCCCCGTAGAATAAATATCAATCAGAAAGTGAAGTCTCAAAGCCAACTAAtagtctttttaaaaaaatataatgcatAATCATGTTGTTCGGTTAGTATACATCTCGACTAATTCTATAGGATATATTTTGCCTCCTTAGCAACACATATTGGAAACTCTGTTCACTAGCTTGGacatatatgaaaaaatgtTTGATATTCTTGCCTTCATTGGAATTTGAATCTGAAACCTTATGATTCTGAATTCACTTGATCACAACCAACACTAGTAAATTGGATTGTGACCATGTACCAACATAACTGGTGTAAAATGTTGGGTAGGCCAGTGGGTGTCTCcttcctttttgtttttgtccTGTTTTAGGTTGTGGGATCCAATGAAAGTTTGGTGGTGATAATGGTGGTTAGTTGAGATACCACTTTACTACTAGCTACTAGAATTTGATTTTCAGaacaaacaacttattttctaaaaatagtttgtatcttaattaaaacaaaacatgtttttgttttgtttgtttgaaaaCATTAATGGTTGATGGTTGAGAGATGCctacaaaaaaaagtttttgtaTGTAACAAGAGTTTTCACATTTTCAGAGAGAAATTAGTCAAATT
It encodes the following:
- the LOC125871514 gene encoding UDP-glycosyltransferase 86A1-like; amino-acid sequence: MAKQLHPHALVIPCPYQGHINPAIHLSLKLASKGFIITFINTQFIHSQITNAHSPPGLENIFSKACESGLDIRYLTISDGFPLEFDRNMNSLPFLEGLINGFSKHVDKLVGELVKEDCIDPINCLIADTFLVWPSIIAKKYEIVHVSFFTEPALVFALYYHLDLLEENGHSGSHENRQDIVDYIPGVKSIKSSDLPSLFQNSVVHQLIYKAFQDVRKADIIIANTVQELELETITSIQENHKFYAIGPIVSANFTELTISSSLWSEHDCTQWLDAKPCGSVLYVSFGSVALVNKEDILELAHGLMLSEVNFIWVLRFNVLGEDENDILPVGYKEKVKNRGLIVPWCNQTRVISHSAVGGFLSHCGWNSVVESIWCGVPLICSPLVTDQLANRKLVVYDWKVGINLRDEESITREEVCDKIKYLMNEETSSNLRKNVAQVKETFHDTLATNGSSNVNFNKFVEELKMKISLA